In Lytechinus variegatus isolate NC3 chromosome 13, Lvar_3.0, whole genome shotgun sequence, the DNA window CTGTAATTTTGTATGATATTGGAGTGCATGTTGCACAGGAATTCATAGTCTAGTTGCACACAGCTTTTGAGTTAATGAGTGTGAATTATAGCCACATTGCGAAAGTGTAGTCTTAAGACCAGGTATAGTTGATATAGACTAAGCCTTTGCAGGTAGAAGTATTTTAGGCTGTTGAAACTCGATGTTAGGGGGATCCTCGCAAAGGAAAACTTAGATCATGTAAATGAGAATGCAAATTATGAAACAGGCCATTTCAAACATAACTCAAATGAAGATATAAACAGTGTATATGTTGAGATATTACATATTTATTGAGTGTATTGCCGAAAATGTccaaattaacaaataaaagtATTCTGGAAAGACTGATTAATGAAATCGGTtcctcaaaaaaaaatgggatggGAAACTAGACATTGAGTTTCATTGGCCTTACAGAGTATACCTACAGCCTATATGTTGTAATTCATTTAAGTGTTAGTACTAGTCAATACCCCTGATGGCTAATCAAGTTATTAGGAACAACTCTGAGCAAAACTTCAACTTGTTATCTGCCACACCATCATGTGACACACCCTATGAAACCTGAAAAAGTGAGGGTTGTGTTTGATTGTGAAGAAAAGTTTCAAAGAAACTTCTTGAATAATCAGTTGCTAAGTTGTCCAGACCTCACAAACAAGTTAATAGGTGTGCTCATGAGATTCCACCAGAAGATAGCACTGGTTGCTGACATCGAGTGCATGTTCCGTCAGTTCAAGGTGACACCCTCGGATGTTGATGCCCTTAGGTTTCTTTGGTAGCCAGATGGTGATTTATCCAAGAAACCAAAGGAATATCAAATGCTGGTGCATTTGTTTAGTGCCACGTCCTCTCCTAGCTGTGCAACATTTGCCCTCAGTAGGACAGCTGACTACAACAAAGATTCCTTCAATCCTGATGTTTGTCGGACAGTCAGAGACAACTTCTATGTCGATGACTGTCTCAAGTCTGCTGCTTCCAAAGACGATGGCACAAGAGTGGTACATGTATCTCAGTTGAGAGAGCTTTTGCAGCGTGGTGGCTTCAGGCTGACTAAATGGATCAGTAACAACATGGACGTCTTGTCAGGCTTGCCTCCATCAGAATGTGTTGCATCTATTGAAGATCTAGGTTTAGATCATGACCACGTGCCTACAGAGAGGACACTGGGAGTCCTGTGGGATGTAGAGACTGATGCACTCCAATTAACGGTTTCGACAAAGGACGAACCTCACACAAGTCGAGCCATTCTTTCAGCCACAAGTTCACTTTATGACCCACTTGGGTTTGTGGCCCCCTTCATGTAATCATGCAGGGAGTCCCAGAAATGATGGCAAAACTACAAATACCATTGTCATTAATGTTGCTGCCAGTGCAGGGGTTGCCATTTCTGAGGCAGACATCAGCAAGAAACATCGTGTGAGGAGGCCTCAGCCCAATAAAACAAGGCCTATtgttgcatgttttgtatgttGTGACCTCCGCACTCGGCATCTTTGCAATAAGCGAAAGTTAAAAGACTCGATTCATCACAAGGACATCATGATAATGGAGCATCTGTCAACCGGACGAGCCAAGCTGCTTCAGGCTGTGAAGCAAGATGAGTCCACTGAAAAGGTATGGACGATTGATGGTAAGGTGCACTGCACTCTGAAGAGCGATCCTCACAAGAAACGTATTGTCAACGGTCCGGACGACTTCTTGAAGCGCCTTGGAGTGAGGACATGCTAAAAAAGTCAGGTCTGGCCTCCTCAATATTTCGACCTAGGATATTCCCGGCGCTCTTTCTTCTGCTGATCTTTCCCATATTTTGCTTATAACTTTGAATGGCAATAATTTATATATGGCAGCTCATTGGCTGTGGTAAgaaa includes these proteins:
- the LOC121426618 gene encoding uncharacterized protein LOC121426618 encodes the protein MPKKQGDRNKTDPNLKWGGDQERAFQKSKELVQSDTVLTHCDPRKPLLLQCDASPYGLGVVLSHPDGDLSKKPKEYQMLVHLFSATSSPSCATFALSRTADYNKDSFNPDVCRTVRDNFYVDDCLKSAASKDDGTRVVHVSQLRELLQRGGFRLTKWISNNMDVLSGLPPSECVASIEDLGLDHDHVPTERTLGVLWDVETDALQLTVSTKDEPHTSRAILSATSSLYDPLGFVAPFM